The genomic window TTAGAGCATTCTCCCCTCTATTACTCTTTAAGCATATTTATCCTATAAGTTACATGGCTACACTTATTGGAGTTGTTGGTTTTATATTAGCTCTTTTAGGATGGTAATTGGGTATGCCTCCCATGAAAGGGTTTGGCATACCCATCAAACATTTTTAACTTACTGCCCAGCACTGAGCTTAAACTTCAATAATCTTTGGGTTTTTTAGCACTGCTTTTCCTTCTCCTCTTTTAACTTCTCCAACTTCAAAAGCATATCCTACTTTTTCTAATTCATCAATTAGATCATCTTTATATTCTTTTTTAGCAGATATTAATAACCCTCCTGCAGTTTCAGCTCCATAACCTTCTAATAATGGATGTCCAAACATTTTACTTAATTCTGGTGTTTTTTTAATACACGGTAGTGCTTTAATTTCTATAAGCTTTTTACTGAATTTAGCTATCTCATTACTATGTCCTAATATTCCAAAACCAGTTACATCAGTTAAAGCATTAGCTATTCTATCACCAACTCTCTCTTCAGCTTTTCTTAATGCCATTAAAGCATATCTATTTGATGTTGTCATAAGTTCAATTGCTTTATCTATAATTTCCTTTATTTCTTCCTCACTTAAACCTATAAACTCCTTAAACTCATCAGGAACCCTACTTAAAGCCATAGCTGTCTGTGTTCCTAATGGTTTTGTTAAAATTAATAAATCTCCTTCTTTAGCTCCAGCTTTAGTTAATAATTCTTCTTCTTTTCCAACTCCTGTAACCGCTCCTCCTATCAATGGCCAAGGATTTATTATAGTATGCCCACCAACTATAGATGTTTTATTCTCCCTACAGAAATCTTGAAATCCTCTTAACATCTCTTTAGAAATTTCAATAGGGAATTTTTCAGGAAAACCAATTATACATAGAACACCTATAATATCTAAAAATCCCATAGCATAAATATCACTTGTTGAATTACAAGCTGCAATTTTTCCCTGTATATAAGGATCATCAACTATTGGGGTAAAAACATCAACAGTTTTTGCTATTAGTATATCCCCCCTTTTAATTACAGCTGCATCATCCCCTAAACCAACAACCACATCTTTTAAATCTTCTTCAAAAACTATTCCATTAACTAAATTTTCAAGCTCAGTGCTGGGCAGTTTGCAAGCTCATCCATGTAGTTTAACCATTTCTGTTAGTTTTATTTTTTTCATTAATTATCACCTATTTATTGATAACAACCGTTTTTATATAACTCATCTCTTCCATTGCATACCTTACCCCTTCTCTCCCTAACCCGCTCTTTTTAATACCACCAAATGGCATATTATCTTGCCTATATAGAGAAGAGTCATTTATTATAACCCCACCATAATCTAAGTTTTCAGCAAAATATAAAGCTTTATTAATATCCCTTGTAAATACTGCAGCATGCAGCCCATATTCTGAATTAGCATAATCTAACATATGCTCCTCATTAGCTACAACTATAGGGGCTATAGGGGCAAAGGTTTCAGTATTACAAATAATATTATCATTATCAACCTTTAAAACTGTTGGATATACAACTGCTTTAACTCTTTTTCCTCCCAATAGTAACTCTGCTCCTTCCTCAATAGCTTTATTTATTAACTCTTCAACCCATTTAGCATGTTCTAGGCTTATTACTGGACCTAAATCTGTTTTTTCATTTAAAGGATCTCCTACATTCAATTTTTTTGTTTTTTCTAAAAATAATTTTATAAATTTATCAGCTATGCTTTCATCAACTATTATTTTGCCTACAGATATACACACTTGTCCAGAGTAGATGAAGCTACCTTTTACTAAACTATCAACAGCTCTTTCTATATCAGCATCAGCTAAGACAATGTTTGGATTAACCCCTCCTAGCTCTAAACAAACTTTTTTCTTAGCTTTCTCTAATATCATTTCTCCAACTTTTATGCTTCCTGTAAAAGATATCATATCTACCTTATCATTAACAACAATTTCTTCTCCCACAACCTCTCCTAATCCAGTTAATAAATTATATCCTCCTAAAGGGGCATTATATTTTTTGAAAGCTTCATATATTATCTTAGCTAATTCAATACAAACTAATGGAGCTTTTGGTGAGGGATGATGAACTATTGAATTACCAACAGCTATAGCTGGAGCTATTTTATGTGCTGAGAGATTTAATGGGAAGTTAAATGGAGTTATTGCTCCAACTAATCCAATAGGTTCTCTTCTTGTAAATATCAATCTATCTGATGGGATAACTTCATTTCTGAATTCTTTTACATAAAAAGCTGCAGATCTAAAAGTCTCTATACTCCTATTTACCTCTACTCTTGCCTGTTTTATTGGTTTTCCAGCATCTATAGCTAAAAGTTTAGCTAGTTCTTCTTTTTTTTCTTTAATTTTCTTGGCTATATACATTAAAATGTTAAATCTTTTTGTAATTGATAACTTCTTCATATCTTCTTTACAACTACAAGCTATATCTATAGCCTCTCTTACCTCATCTCTGCTTAATGCAGGGATCTTTCTAATAACTTCTAATGTATATGGATTTATAACTTCCAAATCTTCCCTTTCAATCCAATTACCATTTATGAGCATAATTCCACTCTTTAATTTTTATATATAAATCTTAAGATGTTAGCAATATTTTATATATTTTAACAAATTTATCATTATTTATAATGACAAATTTGTGATAGATATGGATTATGATAAACTATTAAAGAGGTTGAAAGATAAAGATGGAATTACAGTTGGAGCTTACTATACAGGAGATTGGAGCTTATATTTAATGTTTATCTTTGGATCTATTATAGTAGGAAGGATTTATGGAAACACAATGATGGTTATTATCTCTTTAATGTCTTTAGCTTTGCTATTTTCAGTGCCCTCTCTAATATTCCACTTCAAAAAGGAGAATTCAAACAATATTAATACACAACTTTTTTGGTTTTCCATATTTTTAGGAGCTTTAGCTTTAATAATATTTATAGCTAAGGTGAAATAATATGAGTAGAGAGATAATAGTTTCTATCTCATTCTTAATATTTGGTGTATCACTTTTATTAGCATTGTGGAATATCCATGTTTCTCCAGGTGTTAATTTGATTTATTTAAAAAACTATATTATCCCAAACTATGTTTGTGCTGTTGTTTTTGATTGGAGGGCTTATGATACATTAGGAGAAGCTTTAGTTTTAGTTGTAGCTGTCATGATATCATGGGTTATATTTGGAAAATCTTTATATGATAACAGTTTTTTAAAAGAACTTTTTAAGATTCCAGAATCAGATGATTATATAACTCTTCAAAAATGGGGAGAATTTACAAACATAATTGAGTTTTTAGCTTTTCCTATGAGTATTTTAATGGTTGGTTTGGGTATAATAACTATATTAGGAGGTCATATAACCCCTGGAGGAGGTTTTCAGGGGGGAGCATTAATAGCTGGGGCATTTATATTATCTGTTGTGGCCTTTGGTTCAAAAACTCCACTATGGTTTGATCATAAGTATTTAGAGAAATTAGAGGCATTAGGGGCATTAGGATATTTATTAATAGGCTTATTAGGGATGGTGTTTGGAGGGTATTATTTATTTAACTTCTACTCTGTGAATGGTTTTATAATATTCCCATCTCCAAAAGAGATTGTAACAGCTGGGATAATCCCTTATTTAAATATATTTGTTGGATTAAAAGTTCTTGCAGGGTTATCTACAGCATCATTTTTGTTATCCTGTGAAAAGGTTATAATTGAAAGGATAGAGAAATCTGAAGAGAAGTGGTAGAGATGATAAGCTTATTGTATCCATCAGTACTGTCATTTATTGTAGGGTTTATAGTAGGGATAAAATATAGAGAGAAGATAAGGAATAAATTACTAATAATTATCTTATCTATAGTAATAGCTTACTTTTTAGGAAGTTTTCCTTACTATAATTTACCTATATCATTTTCTTATGTGTCTGCTGTTTTAGGAGTTATTTTTGGTAATATGGTGAGAAAATGATTATAACTCTACTAGATAAGTGTCGACCAAAGGATGAGTGTAAATCCTGTCCTTTCTATACAAAAACATCCAAATGTATTGAAGCTTGTCCTACAGATGCTATTTTTTTATTAAATAATAAAAGCTTTTCCTGCCTAACATGTGGTCAATGTGCCGAAGCTTGTCCAAATAAAGCAATAAGGAAGAATGAATTTGGAGGTTATTATGTGGATAGAAAGAGATGTAATGGTTGTGGCCTTTGTGAAAAAGCCTGTCCTATAGGGATAATAAAGCTTGTTGAAAAGGGGGGAAGAAAGTTTCCAATGGGTATATGTAGTATGTGTGGGGCATGTGTAGAGGTTTGCCCATACAATGCAAGGGTCAGCTCTTATGAGTTATTAAATACTAAAAGAGATAAACTTGCTGATATATATTTAAAAGCTTTATCTAAAATTTTAAAAGTTGATTTAAAGAGAGAAAATATAGAAGAAATGAGAAAAATAAAAGAGAAGAGAGTAAATATAAAAATAGATAAAGATAAATGTGTTGGATGTTTGAGATGCTCATATCTTTGCCCTAAAGATACAATTAAACCAATTAATGTTAATGCCTGTACACTCTGTAATTTATGTCATGAACACTGCCCTGTAGATGCTATTGAATATGGAGAGGTAAAAGAGGGTTGTATATTATGCTTTAACTGTGTTAATATCTGCCCAAACAGTGTATTAAAAGTTGAGAATTTTAAAGTAGTTAAATTAAAAGAAGATAAAAAAATTAAACCTAAAAACTACTGTATAAACTGTGGTTTGTGTGCCTTGGAATGTAAAAGTGGAGCTTTAAAATTTGAAGATAATAGATTATATTATTCTCCAGATCTATGTTGGAAATGTTTGAAATGTGTGGAAGTTTGTCCACAAAATGTTAGAGAGTTGAAAGGAGATATAATTATAGGTGGTTGTTCTCTATGTGAAATTTGTATAAATAACTGCCCAGAGAATGCTATAGAAATAGAAGAAAAGATATTTGAAAATATCAAAGATGATAGATGTATAGTTTGTGGAACTTGTTCAAATGTTTGTCCAATGAATGCTATAATAATAGATAAAACTAATAAGACAATTATGTTTAAGGATAACTGTATAGCTTGTGAAAACTGCTCAATTCACTGTCCAAGAGATATAATTCCTAATACAACAGGATTTAAAAAAGTTGTAGATAAGGAAAGATCATTTATAAGAACTGATATGAGCCTTTGTATAAAATGTGGATTGTGTAATAAAGCATGTCCAAATGAATGTATAGATTATGGGGTTATAGATTATGATAAATGTGAATTTTGTGGAGCTTGCTACAACACCTGCCCTGTAAAGGCTATTTACTTATATAGAAGTTGGAAGATAAAAGAATAATATTGCTATATATTATGTAGTTAAATTTATATATAAATATAAAGCTAATTCTGTATTGGTGATATTTATGGTTTTTGAAGAATTTATCACAGGTCTAAAAAAGGAGGATAAAAAATTTACAGATAATCTTAAAAAAGATAATATTTTAGAAAATGAGATAAAAGAAAAATCTAAAATAGCTGAATTGGAGAGTAAGATATTAAAATTAGAAATGGAAAAGAAGGAATTAGAAAGGGAAAATTTACAACTTTTAAAAGAAATTGAAGTTTTAAGAAGAGAATTAGATAGAATGAGAGTACCTCCATTGATTGTAGGGACAGTTGTAGATAAAATAAGTGATAGAAAGGTTGTTGTTAAAAGCTCTACTGGACCAAACTTTTTAGTAAGTGTTTCTCACTTTGTAGATCCTGACAAATTAACTCCTGGGACAAGGGTGTGTTTAAATCAGCAGACTTTGACTGTTGTTGATATTTTGCCAGAGAGTAAAGATTACAGAGCAAAAGCTATGGAAGTAGATGAACGACCAAATGTTAGATATAGTGATATTGGAGGATTAGATAAACAAATACAGGAAATTAGAGAAGTTGTTGAGCTGCCATTAAAACATCCTGAACTATTTGAAAAAGTAGGTATTGAACCACCAAAAGGTGTTCTCTTATATGGACCACCAGGAACAGGAAAGACATTATTAGCTAAAGCTGTAGCTACAGAAACTAATGCAACATTTATAAGAGTTGTGGGTTCAGAGTTAGTTAAAAAGTTTATTGGAGAAGGGGCTCAATTGGTTAAAGATATATTTAAATTAGCTAAAGAAAAGGCTCCTTCTATAATATTCATTGATGAAATAGATGCTATAGCTGCAAAAAGGACAGAAGCACTAACTGGTGGAGATAGGGAAGTTCAAAGGACACTAATGCAATTGTTAGCAGAAATGGATGGGTTTGATCCAAGAGGAGATGTTAAAGTTATAGCAGCAACAAATAGATTAGATATCTTAGATCCAGCCATTTTAAGGCCTGGAAGATTTGATAGAATTATAGAAGTTCCACCTCCAGATGAAAAAGGAAGATTAGAGATATTAAAAATCCATACAAGAAATATGAACTTAAAAGATGTGGATTTAGAAGAAATAGCTAAAATTACAGAAGGTTGTGTAGGTGCTGATATAAAAGCTATATGTACTGAAGCAGGGATGAATGCTATCAGAGAATTTAGAGATTATGTAACTATGGATGACTTTAGAAAGGCTGTTGAGAAAGTTATGGGCAAAAGAATTAAAAAAGAAGAACCTGCACATCTTTCAGTATTATATAGATAAACTTTTTTTATTTTTTATATTTAAAATTTATAGATGGCTCTTTTATTTTTATAATGTTTTTTATCCTTGTTTTAATGGATGAGCGATTCAAACACCTTGAATACTTGCTTGACATGGTTAGATATGCTGTTTCCATCCTTGTTTTAATGGATAAGCGATTCAAACCTGGCCATTGATGACATTGACACTTACGTCGATGGTTTCCATCCTTGTTTTAATGGATGAGCGATTCAAACATTACAAAATTATGTATATTGTGAAGATATTGATGATGTTTCCATCCTTGTTTTAATGGATAAGCGATTCAAACCCTATGCAACCACTAACTATATTCGCCAAAACTCCTATATAAATCTTTCTTTTCCCATGCGATTTTTCTTACTACCCAATTATTAAAACCTTTATAAAGTTAAGAAAGATTATGCAAATTATTTATAAATATAACGCACAACTGTATCATAAAATATAAACAATTATAACTTATCTAACTAAAATAAAAACAAACTAAACATAAAACCATAAAAATAAAAATAAATAACAAAAATAATTAAAAAATCTCAATTTTAATTTGAAAAAATCATTATTACTTTTTCCCGATTTTCTCATACAAATTTTAACAAGAGGATATATAAAGGCAAGAAAAGTTAATTAAAAAGATTGATATAGTTATTAGAAAATTAATTTATTTTTTTATTTCTTCCTCTAATTCCCACTCTTTTATCCTTTCTCCTGTTAGCATGAATACTATTCTATCACCTATAGAAGCTACAATGTTACCACTTCTCTCTAAATACTTTCCTGCAAAAATGATCTCAGTGTAAAGAGTGATTTTATTTGGATTTTCTATAATTTTTGTTAGCATACTTCTATACAATTGTTCAAACAATTCATGTAACTTCTTATCCATATTATATACTTCTATAGCTAACTTTTCATCTCTATTTTTGAATGCATCCATAGCTTCATCAAGCATATCTAATAAATAATTTTTCATAACAATTAATAACTCATTATATCTTTTTCCTTCAATATCAGATTTTAACAAAAGTTTGCAAATCTTTGAAGCATTATCACCAACCTTCTCAAGCTTTGAAGAAATCTTTAATACTGTTATTATTTCCCTAAGATCTTCTGCTACAGGTTGATATAGAGCTAGGGATTTTATACATTTGTCCTCTATATTAATCTCCATAAGATCAATATCTACATCTTTTTTCCTTATGATCTTAGCATTATTTTTATCCCCTTCCATAAAAACCTTAATAGCATTTTCAGTTTGTTCTTTACAAAGATTGGCCATTTCCATTAAATCTCCTTCAAGTTCTTTTATGATAGCTTCAAATCTTCTCATAATTTTCCCCTCTATATTTAACCAAATCTACCCCTAATATAATCATCAGTTTCTTTCTTTTTTGGATTTAAGAAAATCTCTTCTGTTTTATCAAATTCAATTAATTTTCCCATTAAAAAGAATGCAGTATAATCAGATATTCTACTAGCCTGTTGCATATTATGAGTTACAATAACAACAGTATAGTCTTTAGCAAGTTCAGTAATTAACTCTTCTATCTTTAATGTAGATATAGGATCTAATGCAGATGTAGGCTCATCCATTAATAACACTTCTGGCTTTACTGCTATGGCTCTTGCTATGCACAACCTCTGTTGCTGCCCTCCAGAGAGCTTAAGAGCATTTTTATGTAATTCATCTTTAACCTCATCCCATAGAGCAGCTTTTTTTAAAGCCCATTCTACTATCTTATCAAGTTCTTTCTTATTTTTAATTCCATGAATTCTTGGTCCAAAGGCTACATTATCATAAATACTCATTGCAAATGGATTAGGTTTTTGAAAGACCATACCCACTCTTCTTCTTAACTCATAAACATCTACATCCTTATCATATATATTCTTCCCATCCAAAAATACCTTTCCTTCTATTCTAACATTTTCAATAAGATCATTCAATCTATTAAGACATCTTAAAAATGTTGATTTTCCACATCCTGATGGACCTATTAATGCTGTTATTCTATTTTCATATATAGGAAGGGAAATATCAAATAAAGCCTGTTTTTCTCCATACCATAAATTTAAGTTTTTTGTTTCCATTTTTATTTTTTCCATAAAATCCCTCCCAATTATATTTTAATATCTTCTCTTAAAGCATATCTTATGGGAATAAAAATTGATAAGAATATGATTAACATAATTAAAGCCGTCCCCCATGCCATTTTATGGTCTTCAGGTGAAGGGCTATTTATAAGTTCATAAATTAACATAGGTATAGCCCCAATGGGTTTAAGGGGGTTTAATAGATCAGGATAACTCTCATATAACCCCCCAATAGTAAAAATAAGTGGTGCTGTTTCTCCTGCAACTTTTGCCATTCCTATTAACATACCTGTGAGTATTCCTTTTTTAGCCATTTTTGTTATAACTTTAAATATTACTTGTGCTCTTGTGCAGCCAAGAGCATAAGCCCCCTCTTTATATATTCTTGGAATTTCAGACATGGCTTCTTCTGTATATACTGCAACATAAGGAGTCATAATTAAAGCTAAAGCTAAAGCTCCAGCAATAGCTGAGAATGACCCAAGAGGAACTACAACAACTGCCATTATGAATGTTCCCACTAAAATTGTTGGAAACTCTAACATAATCTGCAGTAAAACCCTTGTAGCTTTTCCTATAAAGCTCTTTGGAAACTCATAAGCATAAGTTCCTGCTAAAAATGCTAATGGAAGGCCAATTAAAGAAGCTAGAAAAGTTAAATATAATGTTCCAATTATGGCTGGTCCTATCCCTCCTTCACTTTTAGTAGCTGTTAAAAATTTCAATCCTCCCTCTAAAACCACAGGTAGACCTTTTAATATTATAGAAAATATAATATGGAATAATGGTAAAACAGCCAAGAATGTCAAACATCCTATAACAATCAAAAATAATTTATCTTTTATCATTCTAATTCTTTTATGACTCATAAAAACCCCTCAATGACTTATTTGCTTCCTCCATTTCATTAAATAAATCACTCCAATAATATTAACCACTAATCCAATTATAAATAGCACTAAACCTGCAGCATACAAGGTAGAGAGCATATATTCATAGAGATTGGCATTTCCAAATTGATTAGCTATTAATGAAGAGATTGTGTAACCCGGAGCAAAGAGTTTGTATGTTAAATTAAATGAGTTTCCTATAACTAATGAAACAGCAACTGTTTCTCCTAAAGCTCTACCAAATGCTAATATAAATCCTGAGACTATAGCTGGTGATATGTATTTAATAAGTTGTTTTGTGGCCTCATATTTTGTACAACCTAAAGCATACAGCCCTTCTTTATAAACTTGTGGTATCATAGCATAAGCTTCTCTAATAATAGCTGAAGCAAAAGGAGTGACCATAATACCTAACAGTATTCCTGCAGCAAAATATGAATAACCTGTTATTGGAGGGTAATTAAATAATGGAATAAAAGAGAAATGTTCATATAATATCTTCATTACAGTGTCTTTTAATATAGGAACTAAAAAGAATGCCCCCCAAATACCATATATTATTGTAGGTAATCCTGCCATAATGTCTGAGATAATAACTAAAATCTGCTTTAGCCATTTTGGAGCATAGTCATTAACAAAAATCGCAAAACATATTGCTATAGGAATAGCAAAAATAACAGCTATTGTAGCTGTATATACACTTCCCCATATGGCAGCAGCTAATCCATATTTTTCTCTTGAAGCTTCCTCTGCTGCTATCCATATATTTTTTATAAAAAGATCTATTCCAAACTTCTCTATAGCTGGATAGGCATTAATAAAATATGATAATAACATTGTAATAAAAATTAAAAAAACAATTAAAATTGCTGGAAAGGTTATAATAACAAAACTATCAATCTTTTTAAATATTTTCTTAAAATTCATATAATCCCTCCAAATGTTAATTACATTTAAAAAAGTAAAAAATAAGGTATAAAAAAGTTATTGATTATGTTTTTTACTCCTTAACCATGTCTATAGCCTTTAAGCCTATTTGAGCTACTTCTGGTGGTAAGCCTACATAACCTTCAGCCAAGTGCTCTGGCTTCTGTCCTTCAGTCAATACCCACTTTACAAATGTTTTGACAGCTTTAGCTTCTTCTGTGGAATAGTGCTTTTTATTTTTATTCTCCCAAACTAAGAAGTGTGTAAATGCTACAATTGGATATGCATTTTTTCCAGGAGCATTTAATAACTGTTTTAGATCTTCCTTATAACCTTCTGTAGGATCAGGAATATTTGCTTTAACAGCTGCTACAGCTGCTTTTATTGTTTCATCTGTAGGAGTTACAAAGTTTCCAGCTTTATTTTTAATAGCTGCTACAGGTAAATTATTCTTTATAGTATATGAAAGCTCAGTATATGCTATTGAATAAGGAGTTTTTTCTAAAATTGCTATAACTCCTGGGTTTCCTTTACCTCCAATCCCTCCTAAATTTGATGGCCAATTTTTACCAACATAATCACTTGGCCACAATCCATTTGTAGCTAAGTTTAAATATGTTGTAAATATCTTTGTAGTTCCACTAGCATCAGATCTGTGTATTGTTACAATCTCTTTATGAGGTAGATTTAAACCAGGATTTAATTCTTTTATAGCTGGATCATCCCAATATTTTATATCTCCTTTAAATATCTTTGCTATGACTTCTGGAGTTAAATTTAATGTAGCTTTTCCTATTTCTGGAACATTGTAAGTTACAACAACAGCACCAACAATTTCAGGGAATTGTAATGGCTGATCTCCTGTAGATAAGAATTTTTTCCACATCTTTTCAGTAACTGGTGGATCACTTCTACCTATATGTGTTAACCCTTTCAAAAATGCATCCTGACCATGCCCAGAACCTCCACCTTCATATTCAACCTTTATATTTGGATACTCTTTTTGGAAGTCAGCAATCCACTTTTCTATTTGATACTTTGGAAAAGTAGCTCCTGTAGTTCTAATGGTAATTATTTTCTGAGTTTCTTTCTGAGAACTTTTTTCATTAACACATCCTGCCAAGAAAGATGTAGAGATTAGGATTGTTAGTAGGATTATTAAGATTTTCCTCAAATTTTTCACCTCCAGTATGGCATCAATATGTTAATAGCATAAAAGTATTATTTAAAATTTACTATTTTGAATTATAATTCATAAAATATGAACAATATAAAAGATATATAAATATTAATAGAATAATAATTGAATTAAAAACAATAAAAAAGTGAAATAATGATGATATCAAGGGATGATGTAGAAAGTTTGGATCCTATAGAAAAGATGTATTTTAAAAGAATACTATCATTTATAAAAAACACTTTAAAAATTGATGTTACTCAATATAAAGAGAGTTATATTATAAGAAGAATAAGAGTAAGAATGAAAGCTACAAAATGTCAAAGTTTTAAAGAATATTATGAATATCTTAAAACCCATAAAGAAGAGCATGAGGAGTTAGCTAACACTTTAACAGTTAACGTTACTGAATTTTGGAGAGATATTACTGTATATAAGGAGATAATGAAAATTATTGATAATTGGGTAGCTGATAGATCAATAAGAAAGCTGAGAATCTGGAGTGCAGGTTGTTCTTCTGGGGAAGAGCCTTATGGAGTAGCTATTATATTAAATGAAGCAATAGAGAAGCATAAAAGAAAGTTATTATTGGCATCAATTATTGGGACTGATATTGATAAGGAGGTTTTAAATAAAGCTAGGATTGGAATTTATCACATAAAACAATTAAAAAATTTACCCCCTCATATAATTGAGAAGTATTTTATCAAACTAAATGAGGAAGAATATCAGATAAAACAGATCATTAAAAAATATGTAAAATTTCAATTACATGATCTAATAAAAGATCCTCCATTAAAAAATATGGATATGATATTATGTAGAAATGTTATCATTTATTTTGATAAAAAGATACAAGAAGAAATATTTTTAAAATTTTATGAAGCTCTAAATCCTGGAGGATTTTTAGTGTTGGGTAAAACAGAGATATTACATGGAGAGGCTAAAAAGTTATTTAAAACATATAATGCTAGGGAAAGGATATATCAAAAACCAAAAGAAGAATAAATTAGCTTTCCATATCAACTACTTTATCTAATTTTTTAATAGATTCTGGATCAACAATTATTATTAAGTAACATTTTAGAGGAAATCTACCAATAATCTCAACTTTTGTGTCGTATAACATAACAACATCAGTCTTTTCAGCAACCTCTGTTATTAAAGATTCAACAATAGTGAATCCTATATCTTTAATGAATTCTGGAGGGGTGAAATTAATTACACCATTTAATCTATTAGCAAAAACATTTAGAAAGGAAGTAATAACTATATTCCCCACTTCACCAATTAGTGACCTTTCCATCTCTTCATAATCTGGTAATTCTGACTTACTTACAAGAGAATCCCAAAGTATATCTATTAGTAATAGTTTTTCTAATTTAATGGCATCTTTTTCAGGTATTAATATCAACCCCTTACCTGATAAAACTCCTTCAAAGTCAATTCTAGCAGCTTTATAATTCTCATCCCCAAATTGTTCAGGTATATATTCTATTAAAGCAAACCTTATCCCTAAAAAATTTACTTCTACATTTTCTCCAGTTAGTTCCATAAAAGAATGTGCCATATTCTCAGTAGCTTCTTTACCTAGCTTAATAAGCCTATTTATTGGTTTAATAAATCCCATAATATCACAAAAAATTTAAGTATTTAACTTTCAAATTTTACACTTAATTTATCTTTTACTTTACCTTCAGTTATTGCTTTAAACAATTTATCAACAGATTCATTTGGTAACACTATTAATACCTCAAAGCTCTCTCCAACTTCACATATGTGCATTGTTGATTTGAAGGCCATTATAATATCATCATCTTTAATATTATTATCTTTGAAGATTTTATTTAAAATTTCTCCTCCCATACCTGTTATAAATTCTGGTGGAGTCATAGTTAGAGTAGTGTCCATAAAATTAGCAAAAGAGTCAACATAAGCTGAAATTAGTATATTACATATCTCATTTATAGCAGATATTTTCATATCATCCATTTCATCATTGTCACATTCCATACCCATTCCTAATAACATTGCTTTAGATATCTCTAAAGCTCCTTTTTCAGAG from Methanocaldococcus villosus KIN24-T80 includes these protein-coding regions:
- the selD gene encoding selenide, water dikinase SelD; translation: MKKIKLTEMVKLHGUACKLPSTELENLVNGIVFEEDLKDVVVGLGDDAAVIKRGDILIAKTVDVFTPIVDDPYIQGKIAACNSTSDIYAMGFLDIIGVLCIIGFPEKFPIEISKEMLRGFQDFCRENKTSIVGGHTIINPWPLIGGAVTGVGKEEELLTKAGAKEGDLLILTKPLGTQTAMALSRVPDEFKEFIGLSEEEIKEIIDKAIELMTTSNRYALMALRKAEERVGDRIANALTDVTGFGILGHSNEIAKFSKKLIEIKALPCIKKTPELSKMFGHPLLEGYGAETAGGLLISAKKEYKDDLIDELEKVGYAFEVGEVKRGEGKAVLKNPKIIEV
- a CDS encoding lactaldehyde dehydrogenase — encoded protein: MLINGNWIEREDLEVINPYTLEVIRKIPALSRDEVREAIDIACSCKEDMKKLSITKRFNILMYIAKKIKEKKEELAKLLAIDAGKPIKQARVEVNRSIETFRSAAFYVKEFRNEVIPSDRLIFTRREPIGLVGAITPFNFPLNLSAHKIAPAIAVGNSIVHHPSPKAPLVCIELAKIIYEAFKKYNAPLGGYNLLTGLGEVVGEEIVVNDKVDMISFTGSIKVGEMILEKAKKKVCLELGGVNPNIVLADADIERAVDSLVKGSFIYSGQVCISVGKIIVDESIADKFIKLFLEKTKKLNVGDPLNEKTDLGPVISLEHAKWVEELINKAIEEGAELLLGGKRVKAVVYPTVLKVDNDNIICNTETFAPIAPIVVANEEHMLDYANSEYGLHAAVFTRDINKALYFAENLDYGGVIINDSSLYRQDNMPFGGIKKSGLGREGVRYAMEEMSYIKTVVINK
- a CDS encoding Na(+)/H(+) antiporter subunit B, with the protein product MSREIIVSISFLIFGVSLLLALWNIHVSPGVNLIYLKNYIIPNYVCAVVFDWRAYDTLGEALVLVVAVMISWVIFGKSLYDNSFLKELFKIPESDDYITLQKWGEFTNIIEFLAFPMSILMVGLGIITILGGHITPGGGFQGGALIAGAFILSVVAFGSKTPLWFDHKYLEKLEALGALGYLLIGLLGMVFGGYYLFNFYSVNGFIIFPSPKEIVTAGIIPYLNIFVGLKVLAGLSTASFLLSCEKVIIERIEKSEEKW
- a CDS encoding 4Fe-4S binding protein, with protein sequence MIITLLDKCRPKDECKSCPFYTKTSKCIEACPTDAIFLLNNKSFSCLTCGQCAEACPNKAIRKNEFGGYYVDRKRCNGCGLCEKACPIGIIKLVEKGGRKFPMGICSMCGACVEVCPYNARVSSYELLNTKRDKLADIYLKALSKILKVDLKRENIEEMRKIKEKRVNIKIDKDKCVGCLRCSYLCPKDTIKPINVNACTLCNLCHEHCPVDAIEYGEVKEGCILCFNCVNICPNSVLKVENFKVVKLKEDKKIKPKNYCINCGLCALECKSGALKFEDNRLYYSPDLCWKCLKCVEVCPQNVRELKGDIIIGGCSLCEICINNCPENAIEIEEKIFENIKDDRCIVCGTCSNVCPMNAIIIDKTNKTIMFKDNCIACENCSIHCPRDIIPNTTGFKKVVDKERSFIRTDMSLCIKCGLCNKACPNECIDYGVIDYDKCEFCGACYNTCPVKAIYLYRSWKIKE
- a CDS encoding proteasome-activating nucleotidase, with amino-acid sequence MVFEEFITGLKKEDKKFTDNLKKDNILENEIKEKSKIAELESKILKLEMEKKELERENLQLLKEIEVLRRELDRMRVPPLIVGTVVDKISDRKVVVKSSTGPNFLVSVSHFVDPDKLTPGTRVCLNQQTLTVVDILPESKDYRAKAMEVDERPNVRYSDIGGLDKQIQEIREVVELPLKHPELFEKVGIEPPKGVLLYGPPGTGKTLLAKAVATETNATFIRVVGSELVKKFIGEGAQLVKDIFKLAKEKAPSIIFIDEIDAIAAKRTEALTGGDREVQRTLMQLLAEMDGFDPRGDVKVIAATNRLDILDPAILRPGRFDRIIEVPPPDEKGRLEILKIHTRNMNLKDVDLEEIAKITEGCVGADIKAICTEAGMNAIREFRDYVTMDDFRKAVEKVMGKRIKKEEPAHLSVLYR